The DNA region AAAATAGTTGCTGCGCCTGCGCCAACTGTGGTAACAAAAACTGAGGTTTGTATACTTAGCAGCCTATATGTGCGTATACTATCGATCATCAGTGAGCTTATTTATATTGGGACTTTGTGCACCATTTCACAGAAGTTACAATCATCACTTGGCATGGAAATTCAAGCCCCATTACCAGCTGAGGTAATTTAGTTTCCTTCCAGTGGCATCCCAAGGATATGATAATTTTAGAACTAATGAACGCCATATATTGGAGCAACATGCAGGGATGCGGTGAAATAGAAAAGGTTATAGATGTTGTATCATCTGAAATGCAAGAACTGGTACCTTGCAGCATGCAAGAACTGATATCAAGTAGTGTGCAGGAAGAGGTATGTAGCCCTTTAAGAAATACCTGATCGTTTGATGTTTGCAATTCCCATTTCCACATCATAAACATGTATCTTCTTTGTTACCTTGTTCAGGACTATTCATCGTCAGATTTGCATGCAGAGCATTCATGTACTACCTTGGGTGAGACATGCTCATCTGATGTAGCCAGTACAACACATCTCTTAACtccctttttttttggaaaattaatTATTGAAATGGAAGTGCAAGTGCATTCTCAATCGCCCATCATTTGCAGATGACCTTATTGAGAAGACTCCTGTCGGTGCTATTCAATCCTCTCCAAAGCTGAGTGATCGACTGAAGGAGATATCGAACTCATTGAAGCTTCTTAGCACTAGGCCGGTGAGCGTAACGAATCATAAAATAGACATGGTTCGTGCCCAACACTTTAACACAGATTTACCTGAACCAAAAACTCCTGCGATTCACTTGAAATTTGGGCATGCCGAAGACTCACATGAGTTACTCAAGGCTCGCAGCACAGGGATTCAGGTTACCCTTTTTTAACTCGCCGGACACATTTTGTATTGTATCATTAGCTTTCCTAATaaatcctttcttttttttttcttcacaaaaacaGAAATCTCTGGCTCAGGAGTGTTTGGCATTTCTAAATAGCGCTAATAAGTGAGTATTATCCTTAGCTTATCATTGATCACCGACCTGGCATTCTTTTTGTTTTCCTAACGTATGCTTCCATGTCAATTGCAGGGAGCAGTTAAAAAGGCTAAAGGTTAGCTCAGAATCTTAAACATAATGACATCCCAAGATTACTTCTTTCTTGCTAACGTGCTACTGATTGTGCAGGGTATTGGAGAGAAAAGGGCAAGTCATATACTTGAGCTTCGTGAGGAATCACCAGAGCTGTTTAAAGAGGTAAGCATTCTATATAGAATGCTTAAAAGGAATCAAGAAGTGGGAAATTGTGTACTGAGAATATCACATAAGCTGCTTCCTTTGCTTTTGCAGATTGATGATCTCAAAAACATCATTGGGATGAATAAAACGCAGGTACCATCGCTATATTTATTCTTTCTATTTCATTATTGTAATAAATATGGGTCATATTATCCCAGTTGTGAAAATATTTCACTACACAGTCACTGGATATGTTGCATACTTGTTTGTACAATGCACATTTTAGGTGGTTTTAGCACGTACGTTGGAAAGGTATAGAGGTGAAAACGGTAATGGAAATTCCCGTTCTACTGGAGTAAAATCTGGATACTCACTGctgttacttttttttttctctttccacCAGATCAAAAATATGATTTCAGGGATGATTGTGGACTCATAGATGGACAAGGGCTCTATCCGAATCTTTTCCACCTAGGAAAGGGGGCGTAAATGATTGATATATTCTATGTTTCTTCTTTGAGAATGCCAATATGTTTGAtttcaaatgttttattttGGTGGTCGTGGTTGAGGGATTGCTGAAGAACCCTACTGTTCTTGGGTGTTGCTTGTGAAATCATTGGATATATCTGTTGCTATATCTCTTGTAGTGTAATCGTGTACCGTGCTATAAGTTTTATATATGAAATATGCTGTGTAAATGCAATGCTAACTGAATGGTCTCTATTTGTTGTACTTGGTCGGTGTTGGCCAGAGAATTGAAAGGTTTGTCTCTGGCTGGCCAGAGATGAATTCTTGGCTAAAATGGGTGCCCTGCAGTCGGCTTAGCTCCTTGTACATCTTTGGTGATTCTGGTGCTCCGTTTCTCAGAGTTGTATCCCCTCGTGTTTTTCGTGGGTGTGTTTTAGGTGGCATCCTTTGGTGCTTGCtgttcttttccttttgtgaAATTCTCCTCCGCACTTTGTTTCTTTCCCATATGTCAGCTGCAAAACCgacatattttttctttacgAGAGAAAATGAAGGTTTATACTCGTAACGCAAGCTACGTTCTTGAACAATGTTGTGCGTATCCATAATATTACCGCGAATTTGAATATGTCCGTGGATAGGAGTAAAAAAATGTATTAGATtccataaatatattttaataaaaataatgatcgAATACcatcatataatttttatggGAGGGAGAGAAAATAAGTCAGGTGGCTTAGATTATTTTCCCGGTTTCGTTTCACAGCCATACGATACGAAAAGCGAAGCAGGCGGATTTGATTTGAACACAAATCCAAAAGGCAAATTTCccgcaaaagaaaaacaaatcgGCAATTGATTAGGGCAGGCCACGGGAggattaatttaatttaatttaatctaaTCTAATCTAATTTAATGGTgggctctctctttctctctctcgtcgtcctcccctcccctctcctctcgtGCTCCATCCGATCCACCAAAGAAGGGAACCCTAGCGAGCAACCCTAATCTCTGatgcccgcctcctcctccggtggcAGCGGCTGTGGCACCCACCCGCCTCCTGCCtcatctccgccgccgccgcgggccaTGAAGCGCGAGCTTGCCTTCGCCCTCCGGTCGCTCTCCGAGATCTCCGCCTCCCCCGGCCGCACCCGCTCTGGCCGCTCCATCTCTTCCCTGCCCGACCCATCAACAGCATCTCTCAAGAGGCGCAAGAGATCCGACCCCCCCGCCGATCTCGTCTCCCCGCCCACGCCGCCCATCGACGACGAGCCGCTAAAGCCCACCCACCCCCTCCTCGACCCGTCCGATGGATCCAATCCTGCCACCGCAGATGACACGCCAACGTCTCATCAATCCAATGCTGCCGATGAGGAGGTGATGGTGGAGGCCCCCCAACCATCTCACGCTGAGGCTTCGACACTGGAGTTGATTGCAAAGCCGGATGTGCCCATGGAGGATTCTGCTGCAGCACCAACACTGCTGGGATCCGCCGATGCAGCTGGAAACGACAAGTGTGATAACTCAAATGGAGATGGAGGAACTCTACAAATGCATGCTGCGGACAATGCATTAGTCCCGGCTCCTCTGGCCGCTGAGAATACTGTCACACCTGCTGCTATCGCCGAGCTCAAGCCCGCAAGGCGCTTCACACGATCGTTGCTCAAGAATAAACCAGACGAAGATGAGGCCACAACTAGTGAAAGCCAAGCCACTCCAGAGGCCTCTATTGATTTGGCTTTGCTGCTGGATAAGCCTCAGAGAAGGTTCACAAGGTCACTGCTCAGGACAAAGGTTGATAGCAGTTTGGTTGAATCTGAGGATGCACTTGACAGAGCATTGGATTCCCCTCCATCAGtgaagaagatggagatgaagatgtcAAAGAAAGTTGCATGCCTCACAAAGCACCCTGGGAACATTAGAGAGCTGCTCAACACCGGCCTGCTCGAGGGATTGCCAGTTATGTACATCATCCCTCACAGCAAGGTATGAGAGAATTAGCTATAATgttttatgaatatattttcaTCTGCCAGTACAATATTCTTCTCCTTCATATTAGGAGTACACATGGTGATTGCCAACGCGTTAATGGTTCCCAAATTTCTGTTCTTCACTCTTTGACCGATTTTGTTTTGTCTAGTAACATTAGCATAGATTTTTCCTTTGTTGAGACAGTCCATGTTTTTTCTAGACCGTAACAATGATTCATGACATAATGAAAGCAGCTTGAATAATTTGTTCTATTACTCAGCACCTCCCATTTCCCAAGGAACACATACAGTTAATTGTTTGACAGATTCCTAGGAAAAAAAATGGGAGACCCTCACTTAGGCCTGTTTGCCTCACTTCTGTTGCCATAGCAGGATGAAAGTTGCTTTGATTTACTGGTGATTGTGGTCTAGGATGTTTTTGTATCTCACACGATTAACATAATTTATGCTTGCAAGTTGCAGAGGGCTGTTCTGCAAGGAGTGATTACGGGTTGCAATATACGTTGCTTTTGTCCGTCCTGTAATGGCTCCAAGGTTAGTATTCCATAGTCTATAAGCCAGTAAATAACACAAGCTGTTTACATTATGCTGTTCTCCTTTTCAATTTTACAGGCTGTTTCAGCTTATTACTTTGAACAACATGCTGGAAGCAACAAGAAACACCCTGCTGACCACATTTACTTAGGGAATGGCAATAGTTTGCGTGATGTACTGCGTGCATCTGAAAGTTCTCCCCTAGAGTCTCTGGACAAAACAATACGCTCATCCATTGATCCGGTGGTTAAGAGGAGCCGCGTTAATTGCCTGAATTGCAATGGTAAGACCTTCGTGCTTGGGCACTTTTTACGTGCCAATTCTCTTTGCTACATTTGATTACGTCTCCTAATGCTGCAGAGCATCTTCTTCCATCATCACAAACTGAACGCATACTGTGTCATGGTTGCCTCGAGTCAAAGCAACCTCAAGATCCTCCTACCCCATCATATGCATGTAAGAGCAATTCCAGGTAAGCAGTTCGAGCAACATAATATGCTGGATTTTCTCTTATGCCCAATTAACTACGATCCAACCATCGATTAGATAATTAATTTGTGCAAGAGATGCAACTTTGCACCCATGGACCATACGAAAATAAATTGTTTACATTTATCCCTGCCTTACATGGTTTGATGTTAAGAAACTTTCTTGGTTTCGGCTGTTTTATTTAGGTTCACATTTTTGTTGAGTTCTGCTTGTAAACTTTTGCTGTtgtatttctaaaatcatatttATGCTGTTGCATTTAATAATCTTTGTTCCATTCtctgttttatttttttgggcCGTAGTCTGACTCCAAGTTCCAAGGATTCTTTGGAAAAGAAGATATCATCAAGCAAGAAGGGCGGGAGTGCTGGCAAAGTAACAAACAAGTTGGTACACTATACATGTGttatcttttcttctttattaTGTGGGCATGAAATTCATAGGTTTTTGCTTGGTACTTTCTTCAGGGATACTGGACTACACAAATTGGTCTTCAGTGTTTTGCTTGATGGCACAGAAGTAGCCTACTATGTTGATGGGGAGGTTGTTAGGCCATGGGTTATCTCCTGATTTTCTTCAATCGCACTTTGCGTTTCTTTGGTTGATATTTTGCACTTGCATTATGCAGAGAAAGGTTGATGGGTATATCAAGGATCAAAGAATCTACTGTAATCACTGCAACAGAGTGGTCTGACTCCTCTCATCTGAGTTATTTCTTCAGGTCCACCATACTTCTATGAAATAATTGACCTTTTTTATGTGGAATATTCAGGTTAGCCCATCAGCATTCGAAGCTCATGCGGGTGAGGGATCAAGGCGCAAGCCGTAAGTCTTATGGTCTCCCGTTTTAAGTTATGCCAGTCCACAGTTATCATGGTTGCCCTTACTGTATTGCATTGCCACCAGGTATGACAACATCTTCACATCAAATGGAGTATCATTGCATGAGCTGTCAATGAAAATATCAAAGGATATGCGACAGTCGGAACGCGAAACAGATGATCTGTGCAGAGAATGTGGTCAAGGGGGAGATATTTTCCCTTGCAAAATCTGTCCAAGGTCATTTCATCCAGGTTATTTCCCATGTCCTTTGAGTTAACTACAAATAATGCTTTCTGAATGGCCTTGTTTAGTTGTTTACTTGAAAagaactgatttttttttatagggaACCATTTTAACAATTGAcctgcttcttgttgtacaaaTTGCAGCTTGCGTTGGACTGTCTGAGGTCCCGTTAGAGTGGTATTGTGATAATTGCAGGAATCTTgtgcaaaaagaaaaggcttTAGCAGAAAACAAAAATGCTAAAGCCGCTGGGAGGCAAGCTGGAGTTGATTCCATTGAACAGATAATGAAGAGAGCTATACGAATTGTTCCCATTTCTGATGACCTTGGAGGTTGTGCTCTCTGCAAGTGAGTACTGTTTATCTTAGCTGTCTCTCTTATTTTATGTGCTCTATTCATTATTATCTTAACAAGACATGCTTGAATCAGATTATAGATAATTTTGGCATAGGGAAAGTTTGAGTTTTGTATGCATGGTGTATCTGTTTTTGTAATTACTTAATTTACACTTTAGTTTTATCAGTAGGAACACTGTTTATGATTCTACCAGTGCAGTTAAAGATGTGATGCACCATATCGTGTAAATTGCCTGAAGCGCaaatcacacacacacagacaaaaaaaaaaaaaccttctgGCCAAGAAATTATAGGTCCAAAAGTAGAAACTTCTTATTACACAGGTAACAGTTTGGAACACCAGGTCATATGCTATATCAACATATGCAAATCCATACTCCATACTTGTCACACCAGCTGTTCTACAGCCATAAGAGATCACAAACTAAACTTTTACAGAGCACACACAAATTTGCAGCCTCTATTGACAGATCTTGATACCCCCATTTGGTCATCTTCGCCCCTCCCTTCTTCCCTCTCACTGCAGGTCCACCTAGTCATATTCTTCACATCCAAACCCCCTACCTAGCATATTCTTCCCATCCACCCGCGATGTAATCACCTTGAGGGGTTGCTAAGAGAAGATGGCAGGCTGCAACTAGACAAGGTATTCTCCGGATTAGGTTGGTGTATGTAACCTCAAAATCTGCATGGAAATGGATACGTGGAGTTGACCTCTCTTCATTTTATCCTTCTTATTTGATGGATGGCAGGCTAAATAAAATCTTTTTTTGAGAGTTGGACAAACTCATTTGGTTAGTCGGCTTGGGTTTGGGTCCCTAAATATCTTTCTCAGGTTTCCTAAATTTTCTCATCTTAACACACAGCAAGGCCTCTTTGCGCCTTTGGCACAAAGAACTGTGAGCTTGAGACCCTTTTTTTGTGCCTTTTACTGCACTGAAATCTTTTAACTGGTATTGTGGGTTGGAAAAGTCTCTTGATAATTTTCCATAGTGGAATATGCATAATTACAACTGAAGCGGGTAGACACATGGCAGAGAACTCAAGAGCAGACAATTGCTCACTACTAATTGTAGAATCTCTTGGTACTGAGTCTGAGGCTCAAATCACTAGGCCATTACCATAATGTGAAGACATAACAAAAAACGTGAATCTTTTAGAACAGTGAAATATGTTACCATCTTTCTTAAGGTGTTATCAGTAGGCTACCCTCCAAAATTGCTAGCTATGTTGTTATTTTGTCCCTTTCTTTATCTACGTTGCAGAATCGGAATATTCTTACTGGTAAACTTTCTCTGTGCAGGCAGAAAGATTTCAACAATGCAGTATTTGATGAGCGCACTGTGATACTCTGTGACCAAGTATGCCTTTTCTATTTCTACAATAGCTAAATACCATATGTTTACATTTGACTTAAAATCCTAACATACATACTTTTTCCTTCATCTGGTTCGATTTACTTTGTTTTTAGCACTACTCAGTGGAAtacttctgaattctgatgctcacacatatacgCTATATATACATATCCAAATTAACTGTTATACTTGGCTAACatgattttattttgttctgttcagtgtgAGAAAGAGTATCACATAGGATGTTTGCGGAGTCAATGGCAGGTAGACCTAAAGGTTAGCAGAGAACAACCTTATTATTCGTTTGAAACTGCCCATTATCTTCACATTTAAGATTGATGTGCATGATATATTCACTTCAAATGAACAATGGTGTCTTGGTCTTGGTGATTGCTCAACACAATAGCATGCTTTTATTTTCTACAGGAATTGCCAGAGGGGGAGTGGTTCTGTTGCAGTAATTGCTCTGAGATACGATCTTCATTGGACAAGATAATATCCGATGGAGCTCAGCTGTTGTCGGAGCCAGATATGTATATCATAAGGAAGAAACATGAGACAAGAGATTTATGCATGGACACCATTACAGATCTCAGATGGCGATTGCTTTCTGGTAGAAATGCTACTGAAGATGGCAGCTTATTGCTTTCTGCTGCAGTCCCAATTTTTCATGTACGTCCTGCACTTCTCCTCTACATAAAATTCTGCATCAAGTATCTTTGTTATTTTCtccttttgatgtaattttCACGGCCAGTAGCTGACAGTAATTTATTTTGGGGCATTAGTTCTGGATGGCAGATTCTTGTCAACAATGCATTTAATATGTATTGGCTGGATGCATTATATCACATGCTAGGAAATGTTTAGTTGCTTGTCAGTACTGGAACTTTGTTAGTCCGTTTTACTACAGAGTTTGCCAGTTTTGAATGAGCTCGTTGTTCTTCTTTGATATTAGCATAATGTCAAACAGTACTTGTAGACACATAAAAAAGAACAGTTGCACATTGGTCATTTTCTCACATTTCTCTGAAATGAAAATAGCAAAGATCTGGTATGTTGCTAGCCGATTATGGCTGCATTTGGTTGTGGATTCAGGCTACAGCTTGTTCCACACTGGTTACCAGTGCGCGCAGCCAGAGATCAGTACCAGTGGCCTGGTGGGTTCAGTACACAAACTATCAAAAGACCTGATCATATACAAGTTTAAAGAATAAGTTGTCACTTGCCAGCATGCTACTGTGTTGGAGGCGTATCAGT from Phragmites australis chromosome 8, lpPhrAust1.1, whole genome shotgun sequence includes:
- the LOC133926064 gene encoding uncharacterized protein LOC133926064, whose translation is MPASSSGGSGCGTHPPPASSPPPPRAMKRELAFALRSLSEISASPGRTRSGRSISSLPDPSTASLKRRKRSDPPADLVSPPTPPIDDEPLKPTHPLLDPSDGSNPATADDTPTSHQSNAADEEVMVEAPQPSHAEASTLELIAKPDVPMEDSAAAPTLLGSADAAGNDKCDNSNGDGGTLQMHAADNALVPAPLAAENTVTPAAIAELKPARRFTRSLLKNKPDEDEATTSESQATPEASIDLALLLDKPQRRFTRSLLRTKVDSSLVESEDALDRALDSPPSVKKMEMKMSKKVACLTKHPGNIRELLNTGLLEGLPVMYIIPHSKRAVLQGVITGCNIRCFCPSCNGSKAVSAYYFEQHAGSNKKHPADHIYLGNGNSLRDVLRASESSPLESLDKTIRSSIDPVVKRSRVNCLNCNEHLLPSSQTERILCHGCLESKQPQDPPTPSYACKSNSSLTPSSKDSLEKKISSSKKGGSAGKVTNKDTGLHKLVFSVLLDGTEVAYYVDGERKVDGYIKDQRIYCNHCNRVVSPSAFEAHAGEGSRRKPYDNIFTSNGVSLHELSMKISKDMRQSERETDDLCRECGQGGDIFPCKICPRSFHPACVGLSEVPLEWYCDNCRNLVQKEKALAENKNAKAAGRQAGVDSIEQIMKRAIRIVPISDDLGGCALCKQKDFNNAVFDERTVILCDQCEKEYHIGCLRSQWQVDLKELPEGEWFCCSNCSEIRSSLDKIISDGAQLLSEPDMYIIRKKHETRDLCMDTITDLRWRLLSGRNATEDGSLLLSAAVPIFHQSFDPIIEAHTGRDLIPEMVNGRGPKDGMPGQDYSGMYCAVLTLGSTVVSAALLRVMGGDVAELPLVATSRDLQGLGYFQALFSCIERMLISLKIKHFMLPAAHEAEGIWMKKFGFSRIPQEQLEAYLKGAHLTIFYGTSNLYKAVPLS